Proteins from a genomic interval of Paenibacillus sp. FSL R5-0623:
- a CDS encoding MerR family transcriptional regulator, translating into MHTIGEVAELLHISAHTLRYYEKEQIVTPLRDASGDRRYNESHLKWLQFVIKLKETQMPIATIKKYASLFQEGEHTAADRLKLLEEHKESIQKQMHILNTADEMLEHKISSYRTFIGQ; encoded by the coding sequence ATGCATACCATTGGTGAAGTGGCAGAATTACTCCATATCAGTGCACATACGTTACGTTATTATGAGAAGGAACAGATTGTAACCCCTCTCCGAGATGCGAGTGGAGACAGGCGATATAACGAGTCACACCTGAAATGGCTGCAATTTGTAATTAAATTAAAAGAGACTCAGATGCCCATTGCTACCATTAAGAAGTATGCATCCTTGTTTCAGGAAGGGGAGCATACGGCGGCGGATCGTTTGAAGCTGCTGGAGGAGCATAAAGAGTCGATTCAAAAACAGATGCACATACTTAACACAGCAGATGAGATGCTTGAGCATAAAATTTCGTCGTATCGAACATTCATCGGACAATGA
- a CDS encoding MMPL family transporter: MSTLLYRVGKTAFSKPATFIIGWVLILGIVISMISINGIHISSEMKIEGTESQKVLDQLAKELPAASGGQGSVVFKAPDNERLDTPENMAAMMKGVNEVYGLDKVINPADYAAEASNSGASAEMAQNAQATDTAQSATTTPPPYGPLMVDGVPVPGMLISSDGSIALFQFQFTIEQSAITQDVFDSVIQSVMTVEQGTNITVLPGETLKTVSIGVGSAEIVGLVIAVIVLLITLGSVVAAGLPLITALLGVAIGVGGAFSISKFIEMPSVTSVLALMVGLAVGIDYALFIVNRQRRMIIDQGLSAKEATARAIGTSGSAVFFAGLTVIIALCGMLVIGLTFLSTMALVAAATVLINVFVALTLLPALLGLVGERICSAKAREKSTKHSKVTNHGVADRWVKFVIKNRWASIIAIIVILGFAATPITKMEMGIPGASSANLDTTARQSYDAISEGFGEGFNGPLILVAEPNQSSAKVTPELLGGLVMELQGQNNVAQVTPLGMTEDLAIFSLIPKTGPNDALTKTLVTDLRSADSGIAQTYDVKLGVTGLTAVNIDMSAKLAQVFPIYVGIIILLSLIILLLVFRSIIVPIKATIGFLLSILATFGITTAVFQWGWLHSLFGFDTGGPLLSFMPIIVTGILYGLAMDYQVFLVSSMRESYVHGHRGTESVVHGYNQVSRVVVAAAVIMVSVFAGFIFTDDVMIKQIGFTLAVGILIDAFIIRMGLVPAIMAIFGDKAWALPKWLDRILPNLDVEGEKLIASLNAEEHANTKSGSK, translated from the coding sequence ATGTCTACATTATTATACAGAGTGGGGAAAACCGCTTTTAGCAAACCTGCAACCTTCATCATTGGCTGGGTTTTAATTCTGGGAATTGTCATCTCCATGATCAGCATCAATGGTATTCACATCAGTTCTGAAATGAAGATTGAAGGCACAGAGTCACAGAAGGTTCTGGATCAATTGGCAAAAGAACTGCCAGCCGCCTCCGGCGGTCAAGGAAGTGTTGTGTTCAAGGCACCTGACAACGAGCGTTTGGATACGCCTGAAAATATGGCTGCCATGATGAAAGGTGTTAATGAAGTTTACGGACTAGACAAAGTCATTAACCCTGCAGACTATGCAGCTGAAGCGAGCAACTCAGGTGCTTCCGCTGAGATGGCTCAGAATGCTCAGGCTACCGATACGGCACAATCCGCAACAACCACGCCTCCTCCCTATGGACCTTTGATGGTGGATGGTGTTCCTGTACCTGGTATGCTGATCTCTTCGGACGGCAGCATTGCACTGTTCCAGTTCCAATTTACAATTGAGCAGTCTGCCATAACACAGGATGTATTTGATTCCGTTATTCAATCTGTTATGACGGTAGAGCAAGGAACCAACATTACGGTCTTGCCAGGGGAAACGCTCAAAACGGTATCGATTGGGGTCGGCTCGGCTGAGATTGTTGGATTGGTGATTGCTGTCATTGTATTGCTGATCACCCTTGGCTCCGTTGTTGCAGCAGGTCTGCCTCTGATCACCGCACTCCTCGGAGTTGCTATTGGAGTTGGTGGTGCGTTCTCGATCTCCAAATTCATTGAAATGCCTAGTGTCACTTCCGTTCTGGCTCTTATGGTTGGATTGGCTGTTGGAATCGATTACGCTCTCTTCATTGTCAATCGCCAACGTCGAATGATCATTGATCAAGGCTTGAGCGCAAAAGAAGCAACGGCCAGAGCCATTGGTACATCGGGCAGCGCAGTATTTTTTGCCGGATTAACCGTCATTATTGCACTGTGCGGTATGCTTGTCATTGGTCTCACATTCTTGTCTACGATGGCTTTGGTCGCAGCTGCCACCGTACTTATCAACGTATTCGTTGCTTTAACCCTGTTGCCAGCTTTACTCGGATTGGTAGGAGAACGCATCTGTTCCGCCAAAGCTCGTGAGAAAAGCACGAAACATTCTAAAGTCACTAACCACGGAGTCGCGGACAGATGGGTGAAATTCGTTATCAAGAATCGTTGGGCTTCCATTATCGCCATCATCGTCATTCTTGGTTTTGCCGCGACGCCGATCACCAAAATGGAAATGGGTATCCCCGGAGCTTCCTCAGCGAATCTGGATACAACTGCAAGACAAAGTTATGATGCCATCTCAGAAGGCTTCGGAGAAGGATTCAACGGACCACTTATTCTGGTCGCAGAGCCTAATCAGTCTTCCGCAAAAGTTACACCGGAACTCTTGGGCGGTCTGGTGATGGAACTCCAAGGTCAGAATAACGTTGCACAAGTCACACCGCTTGGGATGACAGAAGATTTGGCCATCTTTAGTCTCATTCCAAAAACGGGTCCTAACGATGCGCTCACTAAAACACTGGTCACTGATCTGCGCTCGGCTGATTCCGGCATCGCACAGACCTATGATGTGAAGCTTGGGGTTACTGGACTTACAGCGGTTAACATCGATATGTCCGCCAAACTGGCGCAGGTGTTCCCTATTTATGTAGGCATTATCATCCTGCTCTCGCTGATCATCCTGTTACTTGTATTCCGTTCAATCATCGTTCCCATCAAAGCAACAATTGGCTTCCTGCTTAGTATCTTGGCTACATTCGGGATCACGACTGCTGTATTCCAATGGGGCTGGCTGCATTCGCTCTTTGGTTTTGATACGGGCGGCCCGTTGCTGAGCTTTATGCCAATCATCGTGACAGGTATCCTGTACGGCCTCGCGATGGACTATCAAGTCTTCCTTGTTAGCTCCATGCGTGAATCCTATGTTCATGGTCATCGCGGAACTGAATCCGTCGTTCATGGGTACAATCAGGTTAGTCGCGTGGTTGTTGCGGCAGCAGTGATTATGGTCTCTGTATTTGCAGGCTTTATCTTCACCGATGATGTCATGATCAAGCAGATTGGTTTCACTTTGGCGGTAGGCATTCTGATTGATGCTTTTATCATCCGCATGGGCTTGGTCCCTGCCATCATGGCTATTTTCGGAGACAAAGCTTGGGCACTTCCAAAATGGCTGGATCGCATTCTGCCAAACCTGGATGTTGAAGGCGAGAAGCTGATTGCTTCCCTGAATGCTGAAGAGCATGCCAACACGAAGTCTGGATCAAAATAA
- a CDS encoding saccharopine dehydrogenase family protein — MGKALIIGAGGVASVAVHKCVQNSEVFEEICIASRTKSKCDELKAKLDGGKTKITTAQVDADNVDELIALINEVKPDIVMNLALPYQDLTIMDACLATKTNYMDTANYEPHDTAKFEYSWQWDYKERFEQAGITALLGSGFDPGVTGVFSAYALKHYFDEIEYIDILDCNGGDHGYPFATNFNPEINIREVSANGRYWENGEWIETKPMEIKRVYDFKEVGEKDMYLLYHEELESLAKNMPGLKRIRFFMTFGQSYLTHLKALENVGMTSIEPIEYEGKQIIPLQFLKAVLPDPASLGPRTVGKTNIGCIFKGKKDGQDKTYYVYNICDHQECYKEVGSQAISYTTGVPAMIGAAMVMTGKWNKPGVYNVEEFNPDPFMEELNKWGLPWVEDFNPVLVDELPEEVKESELVR, encoded by the coding sequence ATGGGAAAAGCACTAATCATCGGCGCCGGCGGCGTTGCTTCCGTGGCAGTACACAAATGCGTTCAAAACAGCGAAGTTTTTGAGGAAATCTGCATCGCGAGTCGTACAAAATCCAAATGTGATGAACTCAAAGCCAAGCTGGACGGCGGAAAAACAAAAATTACAACAGCACAAGTTGATGCTGACAATGTTGACGAACTGATCGCTTTGATCAACGAAGTTAAACCGGATATCGTTATGAACCTTGCTTTGCCGTATCAAGATCTGACTATCATGGATGCTTGCCTTGCAACGAAAACAAATTACATGGACACAGCTAACTATGAGCCACATGATACAGCGAAGTTTGAATACAGCTGGCAATGGGATTACAAAGAGCGTTTTGAACAAGCAGGCATCACTGCATTGCTCGGTAGTGGATTTGACCCAGGCGTAACTGGCGTATTCTCCGCTTATGCCCTGAAGCACTACTTTGACGAAATTGAGTACATCGATATTCTGGACTGCAATGGCGGCGACCATGGCTATCCGTTCGCAACCAACTTCAACCCTGAGATCAACATTCGCGAAGTATCTGCGAACGGAAGATACTGGGAGAATGGTGAATGGATCGAAACGAAGCCAATGGAAATCAAACGTGTCTACGACTTCAAAGAAGTTGGCGAGAAAGACATGTACCTGTTGTACCATGAGGAATTGGAATCTTTGGCAAAAAACATGCCAGGTCTGAAACGTATCCGTTTCTTCATGACATTTGGTCAAAGCTACCTGACTCACTTGAAAGCTCTTGAAAATGTAGGCATGACTTCAATCGAGCCTATTGAATATGAAGGTAAACAAATTATTCCATTGCAATTCCTGAAAGCAGTACTGCCTGATCCAGCATCCCTTGGACCACGTACTGTCGGTAAAACAAACATCGGTTGTATCTTCAAAGGTAAAAAAGACGGTCAAGACAAAACATATTATGTATACAATATCTGTGATCACCAAGAGTGTTACAAAGAAGTGGGTTCCCAAGCGATCTCTTACACAACAGGCGTTCCAGCTATGATCGGTGCAGCAATGGTCATGACAGGCAAATGGAACAAACCAGGCGTATACAATGTAGAAGAGTTCAACCCGGATCCATTCATGGAAGAGTTGAACAAATGGGGCCTCCCATGGGTAGAAGACTTCAACCCGGTACTCGTTGATGAGCTGCCAGAAGAAGTTAAAGAATCGGAGCTAGTTCGTTAA
- a CDS encoding YitT family protein, whose translation MHQIRKQKSNKLKILSKVLLIIIGGFITAYGLEAILIPNNVSDGGVTGLSIVGSQLFGLPLGMLIGIINIPFVWLGYKQIGKSFALYSIIGIASLAISTSLMHHVPTIIEGDTLLVTVVGGIIIGFGMGLALRNGGALDGIDMLAVLLSRKVPFGTSDLILFLNMFVFIVVSTVFGLQGAILSGLAYFIASKVIHIVEEGLSGSKTFKIITNQPEIMVETIRDRLGRGATYTEAYGGYSNEQFKEITCVINRMEESKIKDIIHEIDPTAFVVVYDVAEVRGGNFKKKDIH comes from the coding sequence ATGCATCAAATCAGAAAACAAAAGTCAAACAAGTTAAAAATCCTCTCCAAAGTATTATTGATTATCATTGGGGGATTTATAACGGCATATGGTCTCGAAGCCATATTGATCCCGAATAATGTCTCAGATGGTGGTGTCACAGGTCTGAGTATCGTAGGATCACAGTTGTTCGGATTACCACTGGGGATGCTCATCGGGATTATTAACATTCCATTTGTGTGGCTCGGGTACAAGCAAATCGGAAAAAGCTTTGCGTTATATTCGATCATCGGTATTGCTTCACTCGCTATCAGCACCAGTCTGATGCACCATGTACCAACCATCATTGAAGGTGATACCTTGCTCGTTACCGTTGTCGGCGGGATTATCATCGGTTTTGGTATGGGACTTGCATTACGTAATGGCGGGGCATTGGATGGCATAGATATGCTGGCAGTACTCCTTTCGCGAAAAGTACCTTTTGGAACCAGTGATCTCATTCTGTTCCTCAACATGTTTGTCTTTATTGTCGTTTCTACCGTGTTTGGCCTGCAAGGCGCAATCTTGTCAGGACTTGCGTATTTCATTGCTTCTAAAGTAATACATATTGTTGAAGAGGGCTTGAGCGGCTCCAAAACGTTTAAAATTATTACGAATCAACCTGAGATTATGGTTGAAACCATTCGGGATCGCTTAGGCCGTGGAGCAACGTATACCGAGGCTTACGGTGGCTACTCGAATGAGCAATTCAAGGAAATTACTTGTGTTATTAACCGGATGGAAGAGAGTAAAATTAAAGATATCATTCACGAAATTGACCCAACTGCCTTTGTAGTTGTATACGATGTAGCTGAAGTAAGAGGCGGCAATTTCAAAAAGAAAGATATTCATTGA
- a CDS encoding cytochrome P450 translates to MNNNQTSEKSEFNLFSEENVKDQFAMFKQMRSRGSVVPVPNPMGGTEQTWIITRMDVAMEVLKDHSRFTVDMNSIDNGNDIRKNLSDDLGSSEPQTFFTGKSMLFVDEPDHRRLRSLVSKAFTPRYMESLRPRVQEIADELIDQFEGKGEMDLVKDYAYPFPINVISEMLGVPQEDRPQIHVWSEAIAKGLGFGKQDPEVAQHLRSFAEYTAQLVANKRVEPSDDLISQLIVIEEEGDRLNEDELISMITLLIFAGHETTSNLIATGSYLLLTHPEQLEQLKQDLNLVPSAVEELLRYNGPATSSGPRYATQDTELDGQQIKKGDVVIPLLKSANRDELQFDQPEELDLERKIKRHLAFGHGIHMCLGAPLARVEGDVAFTTLLSRLPGLQLSVPPEEIHWHYSLLSEGLASLPVKFNR, encoded by the coding sequence ATGAATAATAACCAAACATCGGAAAAATCAGAATTCAATTTGTTTAGTGAAGAAAATGTTAAAGATCAATTTGCCATGTTTAAACAGATGCGATCCAGAGGCTCCGTTGTTCCTGTTCCCAATCCAATGGGTGGAACAGAGCAAACCTGGATTATAACTCGGATGGACGTCGCCATGGAAGTGTTGAAAGACCACTCTCGATTTACGGTAGATATGAACTCTATCGATAATGGCAATGATATTCGAAAGAATCTCTCAGACGATCTTGGTTCATCAGAACCCCAGACCTTTTTTACCGGAAAGTCGATGCTCTTTGTTGATGAACCGGATCACCGAAGACTGCGTAGCCTGGTGTCCAAAGCATTCACTCCAAGATATATGGAAAGCCTGCGTCCGCGTGTCCAGGAAATTGCTGATGAATTAATTGATCAATTTGAAGGAAAAGGAGAGATGGATCTTGTAAAAGACTATGCCTACCCTTTCCCAATTAACGTCATATCCGAAATGCTCGGTGTACCTCAGGAAGACCGACCTCAGATCCATGTATGGTCTGAAGCCATTGCGAAAGGTCTCGGTTTCGGTAAACAAGACCCTGAAGTAGCGCAGCATTTGCGATCATTCGCAGAATACACGGCTCAGCTTGTGGCGAACAAACGAGTGGAACCTTCCGATGACCTCATCAGTCAATTAATTGTGATCGAGGAGGAGGGGGATCGACTGAATGAAGATGAATTAATATCCATGATCACGTTATTAATATTTGCTGGACATGAGACAACGTCGAATCTGATTGCGACCGGCTCTTATCTACTTCTGACACATCCCGAACAACTGGAACAACTTAAACAAGATTTGAATCTGGTTCCTTCTGCGGTGGAGGAGTTGTTACGATATAACGGCCCCGCGACTTCGTCAGGTCCTCGATATGCAACGCAGGACACGGAACTGGATGGACAACAGATTAAAAAAGGAGATGTTGTGATTCCTCTCTTGAAATCAGCGAATCGGGACGAGTTACAGTTTGACCAACCTGAAGAACTGGATCTTGAGCGCAAAATAAAACGGCATTTGGCATTTGGCCATGGTATTCATATGTGTCTTGGTGCTCCACTTGCCCGTGTGGAGGGAGACGTAGCGTTTACTACGCTATTAAGTCGACTTCCTGGTCTTCAGCTTAGTGTTCCTCCGGAAGAGATTCATTGGCACTACTCACTATTATCTGAGGGATTGGCATCATTACCAGTAAAATTTAATAGATAA
- a CDS encoding TetR/AcrR family transcriptional regulator, with the protein MSSRKQSLLETALALFLEHSYANTTIQMILDQSGVSKGTFYKFFSSKEDCLYSIIDQRMQEDVFIRKELEQNHYTSDYALLVDQIVIPMSGPDKERVWELYWTGFYAGEINSAKLAKVHLNWLSTRLIQVFGKDISLYANEGAILCYGILHQIANTSRSLNTKKPVWSEVVPKVLTYIEVILRTMHQRNEHIFDVQSLYFLNADERNRDHGLDIDKLLEELDEFNKIVQKSKESTSLKQLSKGLLALLQDKEDLNIPVIEVVLQAFHKEYKSSAFHSKANRLTEACWWYLELVKHHN; encoded by the coding sequence ATGAGTAGTCGTAAACAAAGTTTATTGGAAACAGCACTTGCACTATTTTTAGAGCATAGCTATGCAAATACAACAATCCAGATGATCTTGGATCAATCGGGTGTATCCAAAGGCACATTCTACAAATTCTTCAGTTCCAAAGAAGACTGTTTATATTCGATTATTGATCAGCGTATGCAAGAGGATGTTTTCATTCGTAAAGAGCTTGAACAAAATCACTATACATCGGATTATGCCCTGCTTGTTGATCAGATTGTCATTCCCATGTCTGGACCTGACAAAGAACGAGTGTGGGAATTGTATTGGACTGGTTTTTACGCCGGAGAGATCAACTCAGCGAAATTGGCTAAAGTACATCTAAACTGGCTGTCTACACGCTTGATTCAGGTGTTCGGAAAAGACATCAGCTTATATGCCAACGAAGGTGCAATATTGTGCTATGGCATACTGCATCAGATTGCCAACACCTCGAGAAGTCTAAATACGAAAAAACCGGTTTGGAGCGAAGTTGTTCCAAAAGTATTGACCTACATTGAAGTGATATTAAGAACAATGCACCAAAGAAATGAACATATTTTTGACGTTCAGTCTCTTTATTTTCTGAATGCCGATGAGCGTAACCGTGATCATGGTCTCGATATCGACAAGCTGTTGGAGGAATTGGATGAGTTCAACAAGATTGTTCAAAAATCCAAGGAATCTACATCATTAAAGCAACTTTCCAAGGGACTTTTGGCGTTATTACAGGATAAAGAGGATTTAAATATTCCTGTAATCGAAGTTGTCCTTCAAGCATTTCACAAAGAGTACAAATCAAGTGCGTTTCACTCCAAAGCCAATAGACTAACCGAAGCCTGTTGGTGGTATTTGGAACTTGTGAAGCACCATAATTAA
- a CDS encoding TetR/AcrR family transcriptional regulator translates to MIKRNLRHLKKEATEKALAGTAFELTLEHGLDGFTVEDIVHQVGCSRRTFANYFTCKEEAVARGAISVQNTTELEELLTELPDNASLLDVLYNLIKMQLTTELLGRLHQLVSLSQTYPVLEPHYLGAMHRMQTQAQDTLLDLSNGKYDEIYTYLLINALYGSILPLIDGRLNVLLPGQVITEDTNPGALTFDQFLEITFNHLRAGFEHANHPHSS, encoded by the coding sequence ATGATTAAACGAAACTTGCGACATTTGAAAAAAGAAGCGACTGAAAAAGCACTTGCTGGCACTGCATTTGAACTGACTCTTGAACACGGACTCGATGGTTTTACGGTCGAAGATATCGTGCATCAAGTGGGTTGTTCGCGTAGAACATTTGCAAACTATTTCACATGTAAAGAAGAAGCCGTAGCAAGAGGCGCCATATCCGTTCAGAATACAACCGAACTCGAAGAGTTACTTACCGAATTGCCCGACAATGCCTCTTTGCTTGACGTACTGTATAACCTGATCAAGATGCAGCTTACAACAGAACTCTTAGGAAGGCTTCATCAACTAGTATCACTATCTCAGACCTATCCCGTGTTAGAACCACATTATCTCGGAGCCATGCACCGGATGCAGACGCAGGCACAAGATACCTTATTAGACTTATCTAACGGGAAATATGACGAGATCTATACTTATCTTCTGATTAACGCACTATATGGATCGATACTGCCATTAATTGATGGAAGACTCAATGTGTTACTGCCCGGACAAGTCATTACTGAAGATACCAATCCCGGTGCTTTAACCTTCGATCAATTTTTGGAAATTACGTTTAATCATTTGCGGGCAGGATTCGAACATGCCAACCATCCACATTCATCATAG
- a CDS encoding SDR family NAD(P)-dependent oxidoreductase, with translation MKYTVITGASSGIGYEAALAFAARGKNMILAARRTDELDKLKAKVAEINPDLDVVIRTVDLSIAANVHEFYESLQAYSIETWINNAGFGNFASVGEQHLPKIEQMLHLNIEALTILSSLYVRDYANVDGTQIINISSGGGYTIVADAVTYCATKFYVSAFTEGLAQELKGKNAAMQAKVLAPAATETEFAKHSFNVDEFEYEGRVPKFHTAEQMAGFLLELYDSESVVGIVDGLTYDFELREPIFPYAARAASKPQN, from the coding sequence ATGAAATACACAGTGATTACCGGTGCCAGTTCGGGCATTGGATATGAAGCGGCTTTAGCTTTTGCAGCCCGCGGCAAAAATATGATCCTGGCAGCACGCAGAACCGATGAATTGGACAAATTAAAAGCAAAAGTAGCTGAAATCAATCCTGATCTGGATGTTGTCATTCGTACAGTGGATCTGTCCATTGCCGCTAATGTGCATGAATTCTATGAGAGTCTTCAGGCTTACTCCATTGAGACGTGGATTAACAATGCAGGATTCGGGAATTTTGCTTCCGTTGGCGAACAACACCTACCCAAGATTGAGCAGATGCTTCATCTTAATATAGAAGCTCTTACGATTCTTTCTTCCCTGTATGTACGTGATTATGCAAACGTTGATGGCACACAGATCATTAATATTTCATCTGGTGGAGGATATACGATTGTAGCCGATGCAGTAACCTACTGTGCAACCAAGTTCTATGTAAGTGCCTTTACGGAAGGACTTGCGCAAGAGTTGAAAGGCAAGAACGCAGCAATGCAAGCCAAAGTTCTCGCCCCGGCTGCAACGGAGACGGAATTTGCGAAACATTCCTTTAATGTAGATGAGTTTGAATATGAGGGCAGAGTTCCTAAATTCCATACGGCGGAACAAATGGCTGGTTTTCTGTTGGAGTTGTATGACAGTGAGAGTGTAGTCGGCATTGTGGATGGGTTGACGTATGACTTTGAACTAAGAGAACCGATCTTTCCATATGCTGCGAGAGCAGCCTCAAAACCACAAAATTAA
- a CDS encoding IS30 family transposase, translating to MSYSHLSIIERSKLEILHSQGQSSRAIAKELGRHPSTICRELDRVAASQPYQAEHAQNAYEERRKASVSLGKWSEALAASLEKKLQATWSPEQITERFRMEGLPTVTFKTIYRWIYTGRLVQGVLQILRHKGKRQKPAETRGKFAIGRSISDRPKEVRSRETFGHWELDTVVSGRGKSKGCVATLIERKTRLYTAVLMPDRTALSMEIALGVAISQYPTGTFLTATADRGKEFACYASLETTHNLHVFFADPYSSWQRGSNENANGLLREFHPKGTDFAQVEDEELAHSLDLMNHRPRKCLGWKTAHESFTEELSHLV from the coding sequence ATGAGTTATTCACATCTTAGCATAATCGAACGCAGCAAGCTAGAAATCCTCCACAGCCAAGGCCAAAGTTCGAGAGCCATTGCAAAAGAACTGGGGAGGCATCCGTCGACGATTTGTCGTGAGTTAGATCGTGTTGCTGCATCGCAACCCTATCAGGCAGAACACGCTCAAAACGCTTATGAGGAGCGTCGTAAGGCTTCTGTCTCCCTAGGTAAATGGTCAGAAGCCTTGGCTGCTTCCTTGGAGAAGAAGCTTCAGGCGACGTGGTCTCCAGAACAAATCACTGAACGTTTCCGCATGGAAGGCCTGCCAACCGTCACCTTCAAAACCATCTATCGCTGGATCTACACGGGGCGCTTGGTTCAAGGCGTATTACAGATTCTTCGGCACAAAGGGAAGCGTCAAAAACCCGCAGAAACTCGTGGTAAATTTGCCATTGGTCGATCCATTTCGGATCGTCCCAAAGAGGTACGTTCCCGTGAAACGTTTGGGCACTGGGAACTGGATACCGTCGTATCGGGCCGTGGGAAAAGTAAAGGCTGCGTGGCCACGTTGATTGAACGTAAAACACGCCTATATACCGCTGTTCTCATGCCCGACCGTACCGCGTTGTCGATGGAGATTGCACTCGGTGTAGCCATCTCACAGTACCCTACAGGGACCTTTCTCACAGCCACGGCTGACCGAGGAAAGGAGTTTGCATGTTATGCCAGTTTGGAAACCACGCATAACCTACACGTTTTTTTTGCTGATCCGTATTCCTCTTGGCAACGCGGTTCCAACGAGAATGCGAATGGCTTACTACGAGAGTTCCACCCCAAAGGTACAGATTTCGCTCAAGTGGAGGATGAAGAACTCGCACACTCACTCGATCTAATGAATCACAGACCACGAAAATGCTTGGGTTGGAAGACGGCTCACGAATCTTTCACAGAGGAACTGTCGCACTTGGTTTGA
- the nspC gene encoding carboxynorspermidine decarboxylase — protein sequence MRFEQLPTPCFVVDEALIERNLKILNGVMQRTGAKIVLAQKAFSMTAMYPLIGEYLSGATASGLYEARLGHEEMGKENHVFAPAYRAEEIDEILSICDHIIFNSFSQLAKFKDKALQAGRKVGLRVNPECSTQEGHEIYDPCSPGSRFGAKLEDFDANMLEGVSGLHFHTLCQQNSDDLETTLNAVVEKFGQWLPQMEWINFGGGHHITREDYDIPRLEACIKRMQNDYGLEVYLEPGEAVALNAGYLVTSVLDFHKNGMDIAILDTSATCHMPDVLEMPYRPPLIGSGEVGEKAHLYRLGGQTCLSGDVIGDYSFDQPLQEGDRLVFEDMAIYSMVKTNTFNGMPLPAIAVKRKDGDCEVVREFGYQDFKMRLA from the coding sequence ATGCGGTTCGAGCAATTACCGACACCATGTTTTGTTGTTGACGAGGCGCTTATCGAGAGAAACCTGAAAATCCTGAACGGTGTTATGCAGCGTACAGGTGCCAAAATCGTGCTTGCTCAAAAAGCATTCTCCATGACTGCGATGTATCCGCTGATTGGAGAATACCTGAGTGGTGCAACGGCGAGCGGTTTGTATGAAGCGCGTCTGGGCCATGAGGAAATGGGCAAAGAGAATCATGTCTTTGCTCCAGCATACCGCGCAGAAGAGATCGACGAGATTCTCTCCATCTGCGACCACATTATTTTCAACTCATTTTCACAGCTTGCAAAATTCAAGGATAAGGCGCTTCAAGCTGGCCGTAAGGTCGGCTTGCGCGTCAATCCAGAATGCTCTACCCAAGAAGGACACGAGATCTACGATCCGTGTTCTCCAGGTTCGCGTTTTGGCGCGAAACTTGAGGATTTCGATGCAAACATGTTGGAAGGTGTCTCCGGATTACACTTCCACACGCTGTGTCAGCAAAATTCCGACGATCTGGAGACTACGCTGAACGCAGTTGTTGAGAAGTTCGGACAATGGCTGCCACAAATGGAATGGATCAACTTCGGTGGTGGACACCATATCACACGTGAAGATTATGATATTCCAAGACTGGAAGCATGCATCAAACGTATGCAGAACGACTATGGCCTGGAAGTATATCTGGAGCCGGGAGAAGCTGTTGCGCTGAACGCGGGTTATCTGGTGACTTCTGTGCTGGATTTCCATAAAAATGGCATGGACATCGCCATTCTGGATACTTCAGCTACATGCCATATGCCGGATGTGCTGGAAATGCCTTATCGTCCGCCGCTGATCGGTTCGGGAGAAGTGGGCGAGAAAGCCCATCTGTATCGCCTAGGTGGACAAACCTGTCTGTCTGGTGACGTGATTGGGGATTATTCATTTGATCAGCCTCTACAAGAAGGCGACCGTCTGGTATTCGAGGACATGGCGATTTACTCCATGGTGAAAACCAACACGTTCAACGGCATGCCGCTTCCAGCGATTGCTGTTAAAAGAAAAGACGGCGATTGCGAAGTTGTTCGTGAATTCGGATATCAGGATTTCAAAATGAGGTTGGCATAA